A part of Amphiprion ocellaris isolate individual 3 ecotype Okinawa chromosome 16, ASM2253959v1, whole genome shotgun sequence genomic DNA contains:
- the sertad2b gene encoding SERTA domain-containing protein 2b, with the protein MFGKGAKRKLDEDEEGLEGKTLEASVAGGGLGVSPEGLSKVSYTLQRQTIFNISLMKLYSQRPLGEPSLERRVLINNMLRRIQDELKQEGSLRPLLLPPSPPPDDPMDEGFREAPPSFGVLSAAATAQVSQPSALLMPVIAPPPSPHPMVPPNCQASQACPNRVEACLAPMEACLTPASLLEEDGGDSAFCAPSPPTPPLSPPPAQPPLSALLSQASPSVPVPVLSNDDFPSTLSDMELGPPTAITRTAAANTTTMTTSPAPTPTTQPPLLAPLSPSPTGSPRDCRTMGAKPEAAGVFLVEGRCAELRSMDTLPTLPPGGLVDISSSPPSSSSPSGFLSDLALDDVLFADIDTSMYDFDPCTTAGAVGMTAGGGLAKLPQVVTADDLLKSLASPYSGPTPQVSANQPFKIDLTELDHIMEVLVGS; encoded by the coding sequence ATGTTCGGTAAAGGTGCGAAACGGAAGCTGGACGAGGATGAAGAGGGGCTGGAAGGCAAAACGCTGGAGGCGTCGGTGGCGGGAGGGGGACTAGGCGTTTCTCCAGAAGGTCTTTCCAAGGTGTCCTACACCCTGCAGCGGCAGACCATCTTCAACATCTCCCTCATGAAGTTGTACAGCCAGCGGCCGCTTGGCGAGCCCAGCCTCGAGCGCCGCGTCCTCATCAACAACATGCTCCGACGCATCCAGGACGAACTCAAGCAGGAAGGCTCCCTGCGGCCGCTGCTCCTTCCGCCCTCACCGCCACCCGACGACCCTATGGATGAGGGTTTCCGTGAGGCACCACCGTCTTTTGGTGTTTTGTCAGCAGCTGCGACTGCACAGGTATCCCAGCCTTCTGCGCTGTTGATGCCGGTGATCGCTCCGCCACCTTCACCCCACCCAATGGTGCCTCCCAACTGCCAGGCATCCCAGGCCTGCCCCAACCGTGTGGAGGCCTGTCTCGCCCCTATGGAAGCCTGTCTCACTCCAGCCTCTTTACTCGAGGAAGATGGTGGAGATTCAGCCTTTTGTGCTCCCTCCCCACCCACTCCTCCTCTGTCACCACCCCCAGCGCAGCCTCCCTTGTCAGCACTTCTGAGCCAGGCGTCCCCCAGTGTCCCTGTGCCTGTCTTATCCAATGACGATTTCCCCTCCACGCTGAGTGACATGGAGTTGGGTCCTCCCACAGCCATAACaaggacagcagcagctaaTACTACGACCATGACTACCTCCCCAGCTCCCACACCAACCACCCAGCCCCCACTCTTAGCACCCCTCTCCCCATCACCCACAGGCTCACCCAGAGACTGCAGGACCATGGGTGCTAAACCAGAGGCAGCAGGTGTTTTCCTAGTGGAAGGCCGCTGTGCTGAGCTCCGGTCAATGGACACTCTACCCACACTGCCCCCTGGTGGCCTAGTAGacatttcctcctctcctccctcctcttcttcgCCCTCGGGGTTTCTCTCAGACTTGGCACTGGACGATGTCCTGTTCGCCGATATCGACACGTCCATGTATGACTTTGACCCCTGTACGACAGCGGGGGCTGTGGGCATGACGGCAGGTGGTGGCCTTGCCAAACTGCCACAGGTTGTGACGGCAGATGACCTGCTCAAATCGCTGGCGTCCCCATACAGCGGCCCCACGCCCCAAGTTTCAGCCAATCAGCCTTTCAAAATTGATCTGACAGAACTGGACCACATCATGGAGGTATTGGTGGGTTCGTGA